The genome window GCACGCGCGAGGCATCAGCAACGCCGTGTGTGGCGACATGACCATGCTCGAGGTCGTCACCGGCACCGTGACTCCGGCCGTCTACCGCCTCGCCGGCACCCTGCAGCTTTCCACCACAGACGACGCGATCATGGTGACCCCGCGCATGCCGGCGCTTCGCATTCGGGTGCGGGTGGTGCCATCAAAAGCCTCGTGGGACCTCGTGCAGAAAGCACTCGACGCAAAAAGAGGTCTGTGCGGATTTGTGATCGACCGCGTGAATATTCCCGAGGGACTTGAAGGCATGCTGGCCCGAGGTTTCAGTGTGCGTCTGCCGATCGAGAAGGTGCGACCCATGGCCCTGCCGATCGGGTTTGCCCAGACCGTGATGGTGCGCGGCACACCGGTGCAGATCGGGGTCAAGGCCGGCGGCCTCATGATCACGAGCGACATGATCTGGCTTGGGGCCGACGTCACCCTCGTCACTCTGCCGCTCCCGCTTCCCGTACCGGCCCCAACGCCGGCGGGTGGGCCCAGGGGCAGCGGGACGTAACCCGGCGCCGATCCGGCCCGGGTTGTGCGATGCTGACGACATGAATCGGCGATTTATTGTGAGCAGTGTTGCCGTGTTGGCGATCAGCGTCGCGACGTTTGTGGCGGTCCGTGGCGTCAGCCCGAGCCGGGCGCCCAACGTCGCAACGCACCGGTTCAGTCCTTCACCGTCGTCAACTCGTTCCCGCATGATCCGGGCGCGTTTACGCAGGGACTGGTCTACGCCGACGGGGAGTTTCTTGAAAGCACCGGGCTGTTCGGCGAGTCATCTCTGCGCCGGGTGGAGATTGCCACGGGCAAGGTCCTGCAGCGCAAGGCGATCGATGCGAAGTACTTCGCTGAAGGGCTGGCCCTGGTGGGTGATGCGCTCGTGCAGCTCACCTGGCAGAGCAAGATCGGGTTTGTGTACGACCGCAAGACGTTTACGCAGCGCCGGACGTTTCAGTACCAGACGGAAGGATGGGGGATCGCCTACGACGTAAAGGGCGGCCTTGTGATGAGCGATGGATCCGACCGGCTCACATTCCTCGATCCAAAAACGTACGCCGTCACCCGCACCATCCGCGTGACGGACGCGGGTCGCCCCGTGCCGCAACTCAATGAGCTGGAGTGGATTGAAGGCGAGATCTGGGCGAACGTCTGGCAGACCGATCGAGTGGCCCGCATCGCGCCGGCCACAGGTGCGGTCAACGCATGGGTGGACTTCTCGACGCTGTGGCCCCAGGCCCGCCGCACGCCACCTGCCGACGTCCTCAACGGCATTGCCTACGACGCCGCAGGCAAACGCATCTTCGTGACCGGCAAGAAGTGGCCGAGGGTGTACGAGGTCAGGACCAAGTAGGGCCGGAGGGGTTCATGGCCAGCCGGGGTCCAGGAGTCCTGGGTCCAGGGGTCGGCAGAGAATGCGTACTCGGGCGACACTGAAGGTGGCAGTTCGTGCCAGATCCCACGGTAGTCCTATCGATTTCCTCACGTTGTTGATGGCACAGCGGTTGATTGTCATCAAGCATGGGTGTGAAGCGACTTGAGGACCTGGTGGCGTTTCAGTTGGCGGTGGAGTTCAAGCTCGAAGTCTATCGACTGATTCGGGAGAGTCCGGCTGCGAGGCGGGACTTCCGATTCCGGGCCCAACTGTCTGATGCCAGTGCGAGTGTTGAGGCGTGCCTGGCTGAAGGGTGGCATCGTTACGTGGCGGGTGAGTTCGTCACGTTTCTCCGATACGCGAGCGCCTCCCTTGCCGAAGCGGAACGTTGGCTTGGCGATGGTGTCGCTCGAGGTTACTTCGAGTCGCACACCATCGCCAAGAGCCTCGACACTGCAGGCCGATGCGGCGCCGCTCTCACCAATCTCCGCAAGACCCTCGAGCCATTCACCAAGAAGGCCAAGAAGAACGCTCGCGGCATTCTCTGACGACTCCTGGACTTCGGGACTCCAGGACCTCGACAAACAAGACCGACCCCGGGACCCCAGGACCCCGACAAGCTACTGAATCTTGAACGCGACCGACGCCATCGTCCTGTCCCACATGACCGCGAGGCGGCCACCGGTCTTGGTCATGTCCACGAAGGCGATCGTGAACTCATCAACCGAGTACGGCAGCGCGTCGAGCTTCATCGGCACGCGAAGGACGTCGCGGTCCGCCGTGTAGTTGTAGGCGCCCCAGAGTTCGGTCTTGTTGGCCGGGTCGTAAGCTCTGCTGCGGGCCAGGAAGAGAGCACGAACGTCCACTCCTTTTCGCCGAGGCCGATGTACATCGAGTACTCTCCGGCCGGCAGGGCTTTGCCGGCGAAGTCCAGCGCCACGTCAGTCTTGAACCGGGTGGACTGGTCCGCGCCCGCACGCCAGACCGGCGCACCGGCGTTCAGCGTCTTGCCGTAGTCGGCCCCGGTGCCGAAGATATTCGCGCGCTGCCGCAACACGGGCCGACCGTACGTGACGTCGATCCACTTGCCGCCCTGATACGTCGAACTGCGTTCGCCCTTGACCCAGTCGCCACCGATCTGCGTCGAGGCCTGACCCCGGCCACTCGCCGGCCGATTCGCCGGTGCCTGCGCCGCAAGCGCCACACCCATCACCGCCACCACACCACACACCAATAACCGCTTCACCATTCGTTTGCTCCTTTGTGACCGAGCGT of Acidobacteriota bacterium contains these proteins:
- a CDS encoding four helix bundle protein; translation: MGVKRLEDLVAFQLAVEFKLEVYRLIRESPAARRDFRFRAQLSDASASVEACLAEGWHRYVAGEFVTFLRYASASLAEAERWLGDGVARGYFESHTIAKSLDTAGRCGAALTNLRKTLEPFTKKAKKNARGIL
- a CDS encoding DUF2911 domain-containing protein — translated: MVKRLLVCGVVAVMGVALAAQAPANRPASGRGQASTQIGGDWVKGERSSTYQGGKWIDVTYGRPVLRQRANIFGTGADYGKTLNAGAPVWRAGADQSTRFKTDVALDFAGKALPAGEYSMYIGLGEKEWTFVLSSWPAAELTTRPTRPNSGAPTTTRRTATSFACR
- a CDS encoding DUF2911 domain-containing protein; protein product: MDVRALFLARSRAYDPANKTELWGAYNYTADRDVLRVPMKLDALPYSVDEFTIAFVDMTKTGGRLAVMWDRTMASVAFKIQ
- a CDS encoding glutaminyl-peptide cyclotransferase, which translates into the protein MYCEQCCRVGDQRRDVCGGPWRQPEPGAQRRNAPVQSFTVVNSFPHDPGAFTQGLVYADGEFLESTGLFGESSLRRVEIATGKVLQRKAIDAKYFAEGLALVGDALVQLTWQSKIGFVYDRKTFTQRRTFQYQTEGWGIAYDVKGGLVMSDGSDRLTFLDPKTYAVTRTIRVTDAGRPVPQLNELEWIEGEIWANVWQTDRVARIAPATGAVNAWVDFSTLWPQARRTPPADVLNGIAYDAAGKRIFVTGKKWPRVYEVRTK